The nucleotide sequence TCTCCACCTGCGGAGCGATGGATGCCGGTCGCTCCCGGCTGCAAACGAGCCGGAGGTTTTGCTCGACGGTCAGCCACGGGAGAAGGCGCGGCTCCTGGAAGACGAAGGCGATGCGGCCGGGCTGGCGGGTGAGGCTTCCCCGGTAGTGGCGATCGAGGCCTGCGATCAGGTGCAGCAGGGTCGTCTTCCCGCACCCGGAGGGCCCCAGCAGCACGGCAAACTCTCCGCGCCTCACGGATAGCGAAAGGTCCCACAAGACGGGGCGCCAGCCCGCCTCACCGTTCGGGAATTCCTTGAACAGATGAGCAATTTCAATGAAGTCCACGAGAAGCCTCACTCTTTCTGACAGCGCTTGCAAACGGCCCTCGGGCCGCTGCGGATCCCGTGAGTCGTATGCCCGGCGCCCCGGCCTCTTGCCGCCACCCATGATAATACTACCAACATCGTGAATACGGTATTGACAGACTGATGAGTCCCGTCCAGAATGGGAACCGATCTGAAACCGCTCCCTGGAGGTGATGCGGGAGGGGCCGTCGTGTTCGTGCAACCGGGGGGATGGCCTGGAGAAGAGCCCGGCGGGGGGAGGCCGGGTAGGGAAGGCAATCGATCGGGGAGGTGCAAACGAGCCGTGCAGAACCGGTCGTGGTGGCACCCATCGTGTGGTTTGCGTGGTCGGGCGGCCCTCGTCGTTGCCCTCTTGGTGGTGTGGGCCCTCCTCGCCTCGGCGGTCGCGCTCGCAGCCTCCGGCGCCGGAGGCGACCTGGTGAAGCTCCAGTCCGACGATTCCCAATGGGTCATGCCCGGCAAGAACTACTCGGTGACCCGCTACAGCGGGCTGGATCAGATCAACGCCTCCAACGTCAAGAACCTCAAAGTGGCCTGGACCTTCTCCACCGGCGTCCTGCGGGGTCACGAAGGATCGCCGCTTGTCGTCAACGACACCATGTACTTCGTGACCCCCTTTCCCAACATCGTCTATGCTCTCGACCTGACCAAGCCCGGCCCTGCCATCAAGTGGAAGTTCGTCCCACCCACGGACCCCAGGTCCATCGGGGTCGCGTGCTGTGACGTCGTCAACCGTGGGGTCGCCTACGGCGATGGAAAGATCTTCTTCAACACCCTCGACGCCCATACCTATGCGCTGGACGCCGGGACCGGCGAGGTCGTTTGGTCGGTCAAGCAGGGGGACGTCTCCAAGGGCGAAACGATTACGGCCGCGCCGCTGGTCGTGAAGGACAAGGTGATCAGCGGAATCAGCGGCGGGGAGTTCGGCATCCGCGGGTTCATCACGGCCAACGACATCAAGACGGGCAAGCAGGTGTGGAGGGCGTACACGACCGGGCCCGACGAAGACGTGTTGATCGGCCCGGACTTCAAGCCGTTCTACGCCAGCCTCAAGGGGAAGGACCTCGGCGTCGAGACCTGGCCCAAGGACCAGTGGAAGATCGGTGGCTCGGCAGTATGGGGTTGGTTCTCGTACGATCCCGAGCTCGACCTCCTGTACTACAGCTCGGGCAACCCGGGGACATGGAACCCGGACCTGCGCCCCGGAGACAACAAGTGGTCCATGACTATCTTCGCCCGGGACCCCGACACCGGTCATCTCAAGTGGGCGTACCAGACCACGCCGCATGACCAGTGGGACTACGACGGGGTCAACGAGCACATCCTGGTCGACCTGAAGATCAACGGCAGGACCCGTAAGGTGCTGGTCCACTTCGACCGCAACGGCTTTGCCTACACCATCGACCGGGCGACCGGCGAGGTGCTGGTGGCCAAGCCGTTCGTCCACGTCAACTGGGCCAAGGGGATCGACCTCAAGACCGGGCTTCCCATCCGCAACCCCGAGAAGAGTACCAAGCAGGGCGTCAACGTGACCAACATCTGCCCGTCGGCGCAAGGTGGCAAGGACCAGCAGCCCGCCGCCTACTCGCCGAGGACCGGGCTCTTCTACTCGCCGACCAACAACCTCTGCATGGACTATGAAGGCACCGAGGCGGCCTACGTGGCGGGCGTCCCGTACGTGGGCGCTACGGTGAAGATCTACCCGGGGCCCGGCGGCCATCGCGGGGAGTTCATCGCCTGGGACGCCACGACGGGCAAGAAAGTATGGAGTATCAAGGAGCCCGTCGGGCTGTGGGGTGGAGCGCTCGTGACCGCCGGCGACGTGGTCTTCTACGGTGACATGGCCGGCTGGTTCAAGGCCGTCGACGCCAGGACCGGCAAAGTGCTGTGGAAGTTCAAGACCGGTTCCGGCATCATTGGCAGCCCCATGACTTACAAGGGGCCCGATGGGAAGCAATACGTCGCCGTCCTGTCCGGTGTGGGCGGCTGGGCCGGGCTGACCGTCGCCGGCGACCTGTCGCTGGACGACCCGACCGGGGCGCTGGGCGCCGTCAACGCCTGGGGCGACCTGGTCCGGTACACCAACAAGGGCGGCATGCTCTACGTGTTCAGCCTCTGATCCTCTCGAGGGCGGGGCGGGCGCACCCGGGCCGGCGTCTTTCCGGCCCCACCAGGGCTCGGGGGCGGTGCGCCGCCCCGGTTTCCTCGACGCCCAGCAACTGCAACCCTGAGGTAAGCGGGTGACCAACCATGACTCTGGCACGTCGCACCCTGCTCATGGCGGCGGCCGGATTGACGATAGTGTCGGCCATCGTCGGCGGGCTCGGTGCGCGTTCACCCTCCTCCGCCCCTGCCAGGCGGCGCTGGGAGCTCAAAGTCTGCGCCGACCCCAACAATCTACCCTACTCCAACCAGAAGCTCCAGGGTTTCGAAAACCGCATCGCGGCTCTGGTGGCCGACGAGCTCCACGCCACGCTCGCCTACGAATGGTGGCCGCAGCGGCGAGGAGCCGTGCGCGACACGCTGCGGGAAGGCTCGTGTGACGTCATCATGGGCGTCCCTGACGGGTATCCGCTGGCCTTGACCACGGAGCCGTACTATCGGAGCTCCTACGTGTTCGTCTACCGGGCAGACCGGGGAGTCCACGTCCGCTCTTTCGACGACCCTGTCCTGAAGGAGCTGCGGATCGGGATCCAGATGATCGGCGACGACTACGCCAACAGCCCGCCTGCCCACGCCCTGGCCAACCGGGGCATCGTCGACCAGGTGCGCGGCTACAGCGTGTACGGCGATTACGACTCCCCGGCGCCTCTTTCTCCCATCGTCGACGCCGTCGTCAAGGGCGAGGTCGACGTGGCGGTGGTGTGGGGGCCCATCGCCGGCTATTTCGCCCGCCACGCGCCTGTCAAATTGGAGCTGGTGCCCGTCTCCCCCGAGATCGAACCGCCGTTTCTCCCGATGGTCTACTCGATCTCGATGGGTGTGCGGCAGGGAGACGAGGACCTCAAAACGCTGCTCGACGGCGTGATCGAGCGGCGATATCGGGATATCCAGCGCATTCTGCACGAATACGGCGTACCCACCCTTCCCGTCCCGGGCATGGATCAGGAGAGCGAGGCCAGTCCATCCGCCACCGATCCGCAACGGGCAGAGCTCGGGCAGCCGAGCGCCGATACCCTGGCGTTGTGGGAGCTGCTCGCGCCTGCGGTGAAGGCGGCGGCCCCGCAGCACCAGACGGCCGAGGGTTCCAAGAAGCTCAACCCCTATACCGGGAATCCTGAGGCCATCGCCGAGGGCAAGAAGCTCTTCATGAAGTGGGGTTGTTACGGGTGCCACGGCACCGGCGGAGGCGGCGGCATGGGGCCCAGCCTCATCGATACGCAGTGGATCTACGGCGGGGATGATGCCACCGTCTTCAAGACCATCAAGGAGGGGCGCCCCAACGGGATGCCGGCGTGGGGCAGCCACCTGAAAGATGACGAGATATGGGAGATCATGGCCTACATTCGCTCGCTCTACCGGGGAGACCCGAAAGCGGTGAACTGGTGATGAGCGACTCATCATTGACCCGAAGACGGCTCTTGTGCCGGGTCGGTGCCGCCGCCGGTGCCCTGGTGGCCGGGAGCCGGTTGAAGCGTCTCTCCATGAGCGCTTCCCAACCGTTGACCGCGAGGGCCGCCACCTCGCAACCGCTCCGGATCGGCGTCGTCGTGCCCTCCCGAACGGGGTTGACCCCCGTGCGGGCCGCTTCCCAGCAGGTGGCCGGCCAGGCGGCCCTGCAAGGGGCGATCATGGCGGGGGAGGAGCTGGGCCAGGTCGCCGGTATGCTGGACAAACAGCTGGAGGTGCTGGTGTCGAGCGCCCCGACGGCAGAAGCGGCGAAGCGGGCGGCCGAGCGCCTGGTGGACCTGGAGGGAGTCTTCGCCCTGGTGGGAGGGTTCGACGTGGCGACCTGCCAGGCTCTTTCGGGGGTGGCCGATGAGGCGGAGGTGCCGTTCCTCAACATCGGCTGCGCGAGCGACGCGCTCCGGGGGGCATCGTGCCGTCGGTTCACCTTCCACTTCGAGGCGAGCGCCGCCATGTACCTGGACGCGCTGGCCGACTGGTTCGTGCGGGAAGGCATCCGCCAGTGGTTCTTCGTGACGGCGGCCACGGACGAGGGACGTGCCCTTCTGGCCCGCGGCCGGTATGCCCTGGAGCGGCGCCACTGGGGTGGCAAGGAGGCAGGCAGCGCCGAGGTGCGGGAGGACGAACCGGAGTTTGGCCGGGCTCTCGACGCCATTGCGCGGGCTCGTCCCGACTTGGTGGTGCTGTTGCTCGGCGCGGTGGCGCAGCTGGACTTCTTGGGCCAGTACGAGGCCGCCGGCCTGTCGTATCCGGTGACGGGCTTTCCGGAGGCGGTCGCGCAGACCCGCACCTTCTTCGCCGCGGCCCGTAACACCGCGCCCCGCGCAGGAGCGGGCCACCGGGCGGTCCTGTGGGAGGCGAGCCTGGACGACTACGGGGGCCGGGAGCTCAACGCCCGCTATCGCGAGCGTTGGGGGATGCCCATGGATCCGAGCGCGTGGGCCGCGTGGGAGGCCGTGAAGATCCTCTGGGAAGCGGCGTCGTTCGCGGGTACGACCGACGGGCGGGCCCTGGTCCAGTACCTCGAGGCGCCCGATACCACCTTCGACGTCCACAAGGGGATCGGGGTCTCCTTCCGGCCGTGGGATCACCAGCTCCGCCAGACGCTCTACCTGGTCAAAGTCAACGACCGGGCCGAGAGCGCCTGGGACCTGGCCACGCTGGCAGGCGAACTTCCGGAGACCCACCGGCCGGGCTTCAGCCCCAACGAGATGCTCGACCAGATCGGCGACCTGGCGAACCGGAGCCAGTGCCATTTCGGCTCCGGCAGCTCCGGGAGGTGACCGGCCGGTGAACCGGAAGGCCGTGACGGCCGTCGTCCTGACCGCCCTCGTGGTGGTGCTGGCCGCTGCGGCGGGCGGCGCGGGACAAGCGGGGCCGCGTTATCGCGTGTTCGCTTCCAACGAGTACGGGGGGACCGTGAGCGTCATCGACCCGGAGAAGGACGAGGTGATCGCCACCATCCGGGTCTCCAACCGCCCTGGCGACGTCCGGCCCCGGGGCCTGGGCGTGAGCCCCGACGGCAAGACCGTCTACGTGGCCCTCAGCGATTTCGCCCCCCAGGTGGAAAGCGACGAGGACGGGATCGTCGCGATCGATGTGGCGACGGCCAGAGTCGTAGGAAAGTTCCGCGTGGGGAGCGATCCGGAGCGGCTGGCGGTCAGCCCCGACGGGAGGCAGCTGTGGGCGGCCAACGAGGACGCCGCCCAGGCGACGGGGTTCGACATCCGGACGGGTGAGGTGCTGGGGAGCTTTCCCTCGGGCATCGAGCCGGAGGGAGTGGCCGTCAGCCCGGACGGGCGGTGGGTCTACGTGACGGGCGAGGTGAGCCACACGGTCACGGTCATCGATGCCAGGGAGCTCCGGGTCGTCAAGCACGTGATGGTGGGTGCCCGCCCCCGCATCGTGATCTTTTCACGCGACGGCAAGCGCGCGTACGTGTCCGCCGAGATCGGGGGCACGGTCTCGGTCATCGACCCATCCCGCCACCAGGTGATCCACACCGTCCGGCTCGGCACCAACACTCGCCTGGTGGGCCTGGCGCTCACGCCGGACGGGAAGCGGTTGTTCGCGGCGGCGGGCGGGACCAACTCGGTCTTCGTCATCGACACGCAGAGTCTCGACGTGATCAAGGAGATCCGGGAGCGGATGGGGCGCCGCCCGTGGGGCATTGCGGTAACGCCCGACGGGAAGAAGGTTTACACCGCCAACGGGCTGTCTGACAGCGTCTCCGTGATCGACACCTCCACCCTCACCGTCGTGAAGAACATCAGCACGGGCAGGGGCACTCACGACGTGGTCGTGGGGATCGTGCCATGAGCGCCGGCGGCGCTGGGCGACGCCCTCCGGTTGCCGGCTGCGTCATGAAGCCGGCGGACGCGATCACCTGCGAGGCCTTGACCCGCCGTTTCGGCGACACGGTGGCCGTTGACGGGCTCGACCTATCGGTGCGGCCGGGCGAGATGCTGGCCTTGCTCGGTCCCAACGGGGCCGGCAAGAGCACCACCGTGCACATGCTCACCACCATGCTGCCGCCCACCTCCGGCCGGGGCCGGGTGATGGGGCTCGACGTGACGCGCCACGCCCGGGAGGTACGCTCTCTCATCGGTGTGGTCTTCCAGGAGCCCGCTCTGGACGACCGCCTGACGGCATGGGAAAACCTGGAGTTTCACGCGGTGCTCTACGGGATTGCAGGGCGGCACCGTAGAGAGGCCATCCAGAGGGCGCTCGAGTGGGCGGAGCTGCAGGGGCGCGCCCACCACCTGGTACGTACCTTTTCCGGGGGGATGAAGCGAAGGCTCGAGCTGGCTCGGGCGCTCATGCACGGCCCGGCGGTACTCTTCCTGGACGAGCCGACGCTGGGCCTCGACCCGCAGGGCCGGCGCAAGCTTTGGGAACAGATTGCGGCATTGCGCTCCCGCGGCGTCACCACGCTGCTCACTACCCACAACATGCTGGAGGCGGAACAGTGCGACCGGGTAGCCATCATCGACCGCGGCCAGCTCCTGGTGGTGGATACGCCGTCGGCCCTCAAGGAGCGCTCTTTGGGCGGCCCGACGCTCGAGGACGTCTTCCTGCAGCTGACCGGCCGGCAGCTGCGCGACCCGGACGCAAGCCCTCGGGAGTGGCTGTTGAGCTTCGGGCGGCGGGGAGGGGAGCATACGCGATGAGCGGTGCCGCCGGTGTGGCCCGGCTGGCCCGTTCTCCGGCTTTCTACCTCGCTGCTGCCTGGATCGTGTGGCGCCGGGAGCTCCTGCGCTACCGGCGGGAGCGCTCCCAATGGTTCGGCGGGGTGTCGAGGGCCGTCTTGTGGCTGGTGGTGCTGGGGTTCGGGTTGGGGGCCTCCTTTCGGGACATCGAGGGGTACACCTACGCGCAGTACATGCTCCCGGGCGTCGCGACCCTCAACGTGCTGTTCGCGAGCACGCAATCGGCCATCGCCCTGGTCTGGGACCGGGAAGTCGGGCTCATGCGGGAGGTCCTGGTGTCGCCCGCCCCGGTAACGTCGGTGGCGGCGGGCAAGGTGCTGGGGGGTGCGACGGTGGCCCTCATCCAGGCGACCATCGCCCTGGCTTTCGCTCCGGTGGTCGGCGTCTCCCTGGCGCCGGACCGGTTGCTGTTGGCCTGGGCCGTCGTCTTCTGCATGGGCATCACCATGACGTCCATCGGTGTACTCATTGCCAGCCGCATGCGGAGCTTCGAGGGATTCGGCAGCATCTCCAACGGGGTCGTGCTGCCGCTTTACTTCCTCTCCGGCTCGGTCTTCCCGCTCAAGGGGATCATCGGAGGGGTCGGTTTCCTGGAGATTCCGGATACACTGCGAGCGGAGCTCGCCCGGCTGGGCATCCACGCGCTGGGCGGGGGATGGGTCGTCCGGCTACCCGCGTGGCTGCAGGTGCTGGTCTACGTCAATCCGGTGAGCTACCAGCTCGACCTGCTGCGCTACGTCTTGCTGGACTACCAGCAGCTGCCGATGGTGGCCGACGTCGCGCTCGTGGCGGCGGCCCCGGTGCTGGCGATGGGCGTGGCCGTCCGGGCCATGGCGCGGATGGCAGGGCAGCGCTGACCCGTCTCAAGGCGCCGGCGGCCTCCAACGGAAGACGCGGCGCTCGGCCGCCCGCATGAGCGATTCGGCGGCCTGGGCAACGGCGACGGTCGCCACCCCGTAAGCGAGGATCGCCTGCATGTTGAACATCTGGAAGTAAAAGTGAATCTGGTAGCCGACTCCCGACGGCCGGCCCAGCAGCTCGGCGAACAGGACCATCTTGAACGCAAGCCCCACGGCGACGCGGGCGCTACCGGCGAGGTAGGGCATGACCTGCGGTAGCAGGACGTAGCGCCAGCGAGCCATCCGGGGGACCGGGAAGACCGTGGCCATGTCGAGGAGCTTCCGGTCGAGGGCCCGGGCCGCCTCTC is from Limnochorda sp. L945t and encodes:
- a CDS encoding methanol/ethanol family PQQ-dependent dehydrogenase: MVWALLASAVALAASGAGGDLVKLQSDDSQWVMPGKNYSVTRYSGLDQINASNVKNLKVAWTFSTGVLRGHEGSPLVVNDTMYFVTPFPNIVYALDLTKPGPAIKWKFVPPTDPRSIGVACCDVVNRGVAYGDGKIFFNTLDAHTYALDAGTGEVVWSVKQGDVSKGETITAAPLVVKDKVISGISGGEFGIRGFITANDIKTGKQVWRAYTTGPDEDVLIGPDFKPFYASLKGKDLGVETWPKDQWKIGGSAVWGWFSYDPELDLLYYSSGNPGTWNPDLRPGDNKWSMTIFARDPDTGHLKWAYQTTPHDQWDYDGVNEHILVDLKINGRTRKVLVHFDRNGFAYTIDRATGEVLVAKPFVHVNWAKGIDLKTGLPIRNPEKSTKQGVNVTNICPSAQGGKDQQPAAYSPRTGLFYSPTNNLCMDYEGTEAAYVAGVPYVGATVKIYPGPGGHRGEFIAWDATTGKKVWSIKEPVGLWGGALVTAGDVVFYGDMAGWFKAVDARTGKVLWKFKTGSGIIGSPMTYKGPDGKQYVAVLSGVGGWAGLTVAGDLSLDDPTGALGAVNAWGDLVRYTNKGGMLYVFSL
- a CDS encoding beta-propeller fold lactonase family protein; protein product: MNRKAVTAVVLTALVVVLAAAAGGAGQAGPRYRVFASNEYGGTVSVIDPEKDEVIATIRVSNRPGDVRPRGLGVSPDGKTVYVALSDFAPQVESDEDGIVAIDVATARVVGKFRVGSDPERLAVSPDGRQLWAANEDAAQATGFDIRTGEVLGSFPSGIEPEGVAVSPDGRWVYVTGEVSHTVTVIDARELRVVKHVMVGARPRIVIFSRDGKRAYVSAEIGGTVSVIDPSRHQVIHTVRLGTNTRLVGLALTPDGKRLFAAAGGTNSVFVIDTQSLDVIKEIRERMGRRPWGIAVTPDGKKVYTANGLSDSVSVIDTSTLTVVKNISTGRGTHDVVVGIVP
- a CDS encoding ABC transporter substrate-binding protein, translating into MSDSSLTRRRLLCRVGAAAGALVAGSRLKRLSMSASQPLTARAATSQPLRIGVVVPSRTGLTPVRAASQQVAGQAALQGAIMAGEELGQVAGMLDKQLEVLVSSAPTAEAAKRAAERLVDLEGVFALVGGFDVATCQALSGVADEAEVPFLNIGCASDALRGASCRRFTFHFEASAAMYLDALADWFVREGIRQWFFVTAATDEGRALLARGRYALERRHWGGKEAGSAEVREDEPEFGRALDAIARARPDLVVLLLGAVAQLDFLGQYEAAGLSYPVTGFPEAVAQTRTFFAAARNTAPRAGAGHRAVLWEASLDDYGGRELNARYRERWGMPMDPSAWAAWEAVKILWEAASFAGTTDGRALVQYLEAPDTTFDVHKGIGVSFRPWDHQLRQTLYLVKVNDRAESAWDLATLAGELPETHRPGFSPNEMLDQIGDLANRSQCHFGSGSSGR
- a CDS encoding quinoprotein dehydrogenase-associated putative ABC transporter substrate-binding protein gives rise to the protein MTLARRTLLMAAAGLTIVSAIVGGLGARSPSSAPARRRWELKVCADPNNLPYSNQKLQGFENRIAALVADELHATLAYEWWPQRRGAVRDTLREGSCDVIMGVPDGYPLALTTEPYYRSSYVFVYRADRGVHVRSFDDPVLKELRIGIQMIGDDYANSPPAHALANRGIVDQVRGYSVYGDYDSPAPLSPIVDAVVKGEVDVAVVWGPIAGYFARHAPVKLELVPVSPEIEPPFLPMVYSISMGVRQGDEDLKTLLDGVIERRYRDIQRILHEYGVPTLPVPGMDQESEASPSATDPQRAELGQPSADTLALWELLAPAVKAAAPQHQTAEGSKKLNPYTGNPEAIAEGKKLFMKWGCYGCHGTGGGGGMGPSLIDTQWIYGGDDATVFKTIKEGRPNGMPAWGSHLKDDEIWEIMAYIRSLYRGDPKAVNW
- a CDS encoding ABC transporter permease, whose product is MSGAAGVARLARSPAFYLAAAWIVWRRELLRYRRERSQWFGGVSRAVLWLVVLGFGLGASFRDIEGYTYAQYMLPGVATLNVLFASTQSAIALVWDREVGLMREVLVSPAPVTSVAAGKVLGGATVALIQATIALAFAPVVGVSLAPDRLLLAWAVVFCMGITMTSIGVLIASRMRSFEGFGSISNGVVLPLYFLSGSVFPLKGIIGGVGFLEIPDTLRAELARLGIHALGGGWVVRLPAWLQVLVYVNPVSYQLDLLRYVLLDYQQLPMVADVALVAAAPVLAMGVAVRAMARMAGQR
- a CDS encoding ABC transporter ATP-binding protein; translation: MKPADAITCEALTRRFGDTVAVDGLDLSVRPGEMLALLGPNGAGKSTTVHMLTTMLPPTSGRGRVMGLDVTRHAREVRSLIGVVFQEPALDDRLTAWENLEFHAVLYGIAGRHRREAIQRALEWAELQGRAHHLVRTFSGGMKRRLELARALMHGPAVLFLDEPTLGLDPQGRRKLWEQIAALRSRGVTTLLTTHNMLEAEQCDRVAIIDRGQLLVVDTPSALKERSLGGPTLEDVFLQLTGRQLRDPDASPREWLLSFGRRGGEHTR